From a single Bacillus sp. NEB1478 genomic region:
- the modA gene encoding molybdate ABC transporter substrate-binding protein has translation MKKSTFVLGILFVLLVLNGCSNNNHSKKVIYVSAASSLKNPVTDWKQQYEKKHPNITVKANYGASGVLVNQIKKGAPADLFFAAQSADRFLSEGDSIKLIKEGIVASNELVFVANKNVDSPVQSLDDIPSNVKLGIGDPKLVPAGYYAEKALNHTDKKKIKVIYGQNAVHLKGMVESGSVKYALMYKTDAMNSKKINILKTIPQTWYPEIEYPVYRLNSSNKESKDFLKYVKSKQGQQILKKYKFRESVKH, from the coding sequence TTGAAAAAAAGCACATTTGTTTTGGGTATTCTTTTTGTTCTTCTTGTTCTGAACGGATGCTCAAACAATAATCATTCTAAGAAAGTAATCTATGTTTCTGCAGCATCGAGCTTGAAAAATCCTGTAACGGACTGGAAGCAACAATATGAGAAGAAACATCCGAACATTACTGTCAAAGCAAATTACGGAGCATCAGGTGTGCTCGTCAATCAAATTAAGAAAGGGGCGCCAGCTGACTTGTTTTTTGCGGCACAATCTGCAGACCGGTTTTTATCTGAAGGAGATTCCATAAAACTGATTAAAGAAGGAATTGTCGCATCAAATGAATTAGTATTTGTCGCTAATAAAAATGTTGATTCACCTGTACAATCTTTAGACGATATCCCATCTAACGTGAAGCTTGGAATAGGAGACCCTAAGCTAGTTCCGGCAGGGTATTATGCAGAAAAAGCTTTAAATCATACAGATAAAAAGAAAATTAAAGTCATATACGGGCAAAACGCGGTACATTTAAAAGGAATGGTTGAATCAGGGTCCGTAAAATATGCACTTATGTATAAGACGGATGCTATGAACAGCAAAAAAATTAATATTTTGAAAACCATACCGCAAACATGGTATCCCGAAATTGAATATCCCGTTTATCGCTTAAATAGCTCCAATAAAGAAAGCAAAGACTTTTTAAAGTATGTTAAGTCAAAACAAGGGCAACAAATCTTAAAGAAATACAAGTTCAGAGAGAGTGTTAAGCATTGA
- the modB gene encoding molybdate ABC transporter permease subunit — MTHSLLLSIETAIIATICVFLIGLPLSYFFARTSFKGKTVIETLFNLPLILPPSVVGYLLLLFLGESGIGRFGIHWIFTWKAAVLAGAVVAFPLFFRTAKASFESLDENILDAARLDGSSYSIFYWVGLPLAKNGIIASVLLSFLRAVGEFGATLMVAGNIPGSTQTAPLAIYDHVLLGEEKAAMLLSLLLIIFSFILLSLSSFIAKKSA; from the coding sequence TTGACTCATTCCTTACTGTTATCCATTGAAACAGCAATTATAGCTACAATATGTGTATTCTTAATAGGGCTTCCTTTGTCTTATTTTTTTGCACGGACCTCTTTTAAAGGCAAAACGGTGATTGAAACACTTTTCAACTTGCCTTTAATTCTACCTCCATCAGTTGTCGGCTATTTATTATTATTGTTTCTTGGGGAAAGTGGGATTGGCCGTTTTGGAATCCACTGGATCTTTACGTGGAAGGCAGCTGTACTAGCAGGAGCTGTAGTAGCATTTCCGCTGTTTTTCCGTACTGCTAAAGCCTCTTTTGAAAGCTTAGATGAAAATATACTTGATGCAGCGAGGCTTGATGGCAGCTCCTATAGTATTTTTTACTGGGTTGGCCTACCTCTGGCGAAAAACGGAATTATTGCATCTGTTCTCCTGTCTTTTTTGCGGGCGGTTGGTGAATTTGGAGCAACACTAATGGTTGCAGGCAATATACCTGGTTCTACTCAAACAGCACCTCTTGCGATTTATGACCATGTTTTATTAGGAGAAGAAAAGGCAGCAATGCTTCTTTCATTGCTTTTGATTATTTTCTCTTTTATACTCCTCTCTCTCAGTTCATTTATAGCGAAAAAGTCTGCCTAA
- a CDS encoding class I SAM-dependent methyltransferase — protein sequence MGREFIDLFDEWSSSYDETVSGDDKEYKEVFHKYNEILDTVVQRSGNVVLEFGVGTGNLSEKLLSKGKNVIGIEPSKGMREKALARNPKLVLHDGDFLSFPPVDHIDTIVSTYAFHHLTDDEKDKAVGLYSQLLKKDGKIVFADTAFLHDEDKNDRHEKVKNQGFLNLLKDLQTEYYTTLGVLEDIFKKHHFDVSFQKLNEYVWLMEAVKK from the coding sequence ATGGGACGAGAATTTATTGATCTTTTTGATGAATGGTCATCATCATATGATGAGACAGTTTCAGGGGATGATAAGGAATATAAAGAAGTTTTTCATAAATATAATGAGATTTTAGATACTGTAGTTCAAAGATCTGGTAATGTCGTTTTAGAATTCGGTGTAGGTACTGGAAACCTAAGTGAAAAATTACTTTCAAAAGGTAAGAACGTTATTGGAATTGAGCCATCTAAAGGGATGAGAGAAAAAGCATTAGCTCGTAATCCTAAATTGGTCCTGCATGATGGAGATTTCTTATCGTTCCCCCCAGTGGATCATATTGATACTATTGTAAGTACGTACGCATTCCATCACCTGACTGATGATGAAAAAGACAAAGCGGTGGGACTCTATAGCCAGCTGCTTAAAAAAGATGGTAAAATTGTATTTGCTGATACCGCCTTCCTTCATGATGAAGACAAGAACGATCGTCATGAAAAAGTGAAAAATCAAGGATTTTTGAATTTATTAAAAGATCTTCAAACTGAATATTATACAACTCTAGGTGTTTTAGAAGATATTTTCAAAAAGCATCATTTTGATGTGTCATTCCAAAAACTGAATGAGTATGTATGGCTAATGGAAGCGGTAAAAAAATAA
- the mtnN gene encoding 5'-methylthioadenosine/S-adenosylhomocysteine nucleosidase: MRIGIIGAMEEEVVLLREQLSGLQVKKLAGCEFYQGFLNDQEVVLLKSGIGKVNAAIGSTLMIQLYEPDVILNTGSAGGFHTDLNVGDVVISTEVRHHDVDATIFGYEYGQVPQMPAKYLPDEKLVEAAVKAGAKVENIQVVKGLIASGDSFMSDHVRVEEIREKFPLLYAAEMEAAAIAQTAYQFGVPFVIIRSLSDIAGKDARLSYDQFLKTASKHSAELVQKIVEELK; the protein is encoded by the coding sequence ATGAGAATTGGAATTATTGGAGCGATGGAAGAAGAGGTTGTTCTTTTAAGAGAGCAGCTAAGCGGCCTTCAGGTAAAAAAACTTGCAGGCTGTGAATTTTATCAAGGCTTTTTAAATGATCAAGAAGTTGTTTTACTGAAATCAGGAATCGGTAAAGTAAATGCAGCAATTGGATCAACACTAATGATTCAATTGTATGAACCAGATGTTATTTTGAACACGGGTTCAGCAGGCGGTTTTCACACAGACTTAAACGTTGGGGACGTTGTTATCTCTACTGAAGTTCGTCATCATGATGTGGATGCGACAATCTTTGGTTATGAGTATGGGCAAGTACCGCAAATGCCTGCAAAATATTTGCCAGATGAAAAGCTAGTAGAAGCAGCAGTTAAAGCAGGAGCAAAAGTTGAAAATATACAAGTAGTAAAAGGCTTGATTGCATCTGGTGATTCGTTTATGAGTGACCATGTGAGGGTAGAGGAGATACGAGAGAAATTTCCTTTGCTTTATGCAGCAGAGATGGAAGCGGCAGCTATTGCTCAAACTGCTTATCAGTTCGGAGTTCCATTTGTTATCATTCGCTCACTTTCCGATATTGCAGGAAAAGATGCACGTCTTTCTTATGATCAGTTTTTAAAAACGGCATCAAAGCATTCAGCAGAACTAGTACAAAAAATTGTAGAGGAGCTGAAATAA
- a CDS encoding S-ribosylhomocysteine lyase, whose product MTKKMNVESFNLDHTKVVAPYIRLAGTTTGASGDIIHKYDIRFCQPNKDHMPMEGLHSIEHLMAENIRNHHSTVVDISPMGCQTGFYLSVINHDNYDEILKVLEKTLHDVLEATEVPACNEVQCGWAANHSLEGAKEIARKMLSKKDEWHIVFAE is encoded by the coding sequence ATGACTAAAAAAATGAATGTAGAAAGTTTTAATCTAGACCATACTAAAGTAGTTGCACCATATATTCGTCTTGCTGGTACGACAACAGGAGCAAGCGGTGATATTATCCACAAATACGATATCCGATTTTGTCAGCCAAACAAAGATCATATGCCAATGGAGGGACTTCATTCGATCGAGCACTTAATGGCTGAGAACATTCGTAACCATCATTCCACAGTGGTAGATATTAGTCCGATGGGCTGCCAAACTGGCTTTTATTTATCTGTTATCAATCATGACAATTACGATGAAATCTTAAAAGTGCTTGAAAAAACACTTCATGATGTATTAGAAGCAACCGAAGTCCCGGCATGTAACGAAGTACAATGCGGCTGGGCAGCAAATCATAGCCTTGAAGGCGCAAAAGAGATTGCTCGTAAAATGCTTTCTAAAAAAGATGAATGGCATATCGTATTCGCAGAATAG
- a CDS encoding cysteine synthase family protein has translation MNVYKNVHELIGNTPLMEITQFSLPEGVRLFAKLEFMNPGGSVKDRLGVELLERALSTGKLKPGGTVIEPTAGNTGIGLALAAINKGLNVLFVIPEKFSIEKQELMKALGAKIVHTPTAEGIKGAIQKTKELLNEIPDSFSPAQFSNPDNPNTYYKTLGPEIWRDLDGKVDIFVAGAGTGGTFMGTARYLKEQNPDLKTVIVEPEGSILNGGESGPHKTEGIGMEFLPDYMDSSYFNSIHTVTDVDAFNRVSELAKKEGLLAGSSSGAALHAALIEAQTAKSGDVIVTIFADSSERYLSKKIYEGGI, from the coding sequence ATGAACGTTTATAAAAATGTGCATGAATTGATTGGTAATACTCCATTGATGGAGATAACTCAATTTTCACTTCCTGAAGGAGTCCGCCTTTTTGCCAAATTAGAGTTCATGAATCCGGGTGGAAGCGTAAAAGACCGTTTAGGAGTCGAATTACTTGAACGTGCCCTGTCTACTGGAAAATTAAAACCTGGCGGTACTGTTATAGAGCCGACTGCAGGGAATACTGGAATCGGGTTAGCGCTGGCTGCAATTAATAAGGGATTAAATGTGTTGTTTGTTATTCCTGAAAAATTCAGCATCGAAAAACAGGAACTGATGAAGGCGCTCGGTGCCAAGATTGTTCATACTCCTACTGCTGAAGGTATAAAAGGGGCAATCCAAAAAACGAAGGAATTATTAAACGAAATTCCTGATTCGTTTTCTCCAGCACAATTTTCTAATCCTGACAATCCAAATACGTATTACAAAACACTCGGACCCGAAATTTGGAGAGATCTCGATGGTAAGGTTGACATTTTTGTCGCTGGAGCAGGAACAGGTGGTACCTTCATGGGAACTGCACGTTATTTGAAAGAGCAAAATCCAGATTTGAAAACGGTAATTGTTGAACCTGAAGGGTCTATTTTAAATGGCGGGGAATCAGGACCGCATAAAACCGAAGGAATCGGCATGGAATTTTTACCTGATTATATGGATTCGTCTTATTTTAACAGCATCCACACGGTAACAGACGTTGATGCGTTTAACCGTGTATCTGAATTGGCGAAAAAAGAAGGTTTGTTAGCAGGGAGTTCTTCAGGTGCTGCACTGCACGCAGCCCTAATCGAAGCGCAAACAGCAAAGAGCGGTGACGTAATCGTTACTATATTTGCTGATAGTTCGGAACGATATTTAAGCAAGAAAATTTATGAAGGAGGCATCTGA
- a CDS encoding bifunctional cystathionine gamma-lyase/homocysteine desulfhydrase, with protein MKRKTQLIHGGIPSDKQTGAVSFPIYQVSTYKQEEVGVHKGYEYSRTGNPTRNALEELIKDLEGGKRGFAFGSGMAAITAVMMMFDSGDHVILTDDVYGGTYRVMSKVLNRLGIESTFVDTTDVNQIEAALKPNTKALYVETPTNPLLKVTDIEAAAKWAKSKNLLFMVDNTFNTPYWQNPIALGADIVLHSATKYIGGHSDVVAGLVVVNDEKLGEDLHFVQNSTGGVLGPQDSWLLIRGIKTLGLRMEAHESNTKKIVDFLKEHPSVEKIYYPGLEEHPQHDIAKKQSGGFGGMVSFDVGSEAKANEVLQKVNYFTLAESLGAVESLISVPARMTHASIPVERRAELGITDGLVRISVGIEDVEDLIEDLKNALNN; from the coding sequence ATGAAAAGAAAAACTCAACTGATCCACGGAGGCATTCCTTCTGATAAGCAAACAGGAGCGGTGTCATTCCCAATCTATCAAGTAAGCACTTATAAGCAAGAAGAAGTAGGGGTTCATAAAGGTTATGAATATTCGAGAACAGGCAATCCTACTAGAAATGCTCTTGAAGAATTAATTAAAGATTTAGAGGGCGGAAAGCGCGGTTTTGCATTTGGTTCAGGAATGGCTGCTATTACCGCTGTTATGATGATGTTTGACTCTGGAGATCATGTTATTTTGACAGATGACGTTTACGGTGGAACATATCGTGTAATGTCAAAAGTTCTAAATCGTTTAGGAATTGAATCTACATTTGTAGATACAACAGACGTTAATCAAATCGAAGCTGCTTTAAAACCAAACACGAAAGCACTATATGTTGAAACACCTACAAACCCATTGCTGAAAGTAACAGACATTGAAGCTGCAGCAAAATGGGCAAAATCAAAGAACCTTTTATTTATGGTCGACAATACGTTTAATACACCATATTGGCAAAACCCTATCGCGCTAGGCGCTGATATCGTACTTCATTCAGCAACGAAGTATATTGGCGGTCATAGTGACGTTGTAGCTGGTCTTGTCGTTGTTAACGATGAAAAATTAGGTGAAGACCTCCACTTTGTTCAAAATTCAACAGGAGGCGTATTAGGACCCCAAGATTCATGGCTTTTAATTCGTGGTATTAAAACGCTTGGATTACGTATGGAAGCGCATGAAAGCAACACTAAAAAAATTGTTGATTTCCTAAAAGAACATCCATCCGTTGAAAAAATCTACTATCCAGGACTTGAAGAACACCCGCAGCACGATATAGCTAAAAAGCAATCTGGCGGTTTTGGCGGAATGGTGTCATTTGATGTTGGAAGTGAGGCGAAAGCTAATGAGGTACTGCAAAAAGTAAATTATTTTACTTTGGCAGAAAGCTTAGGAGCGGTAGAAAGCTTGATTTCTGTACCGGCAAGAATGACGCATGCTTCAATTCCCGTTGAGCGCAGAGCTGAACTTGGCATTACAGACGGATTGGTTCGAATTTCAGTAGGTATTGAGGATGTAGAAGATCTTATTGAAGATTTGAAAAATGCATTAAATAATTAG
- a CDS encoding YrhC family protein, with protein MNNNMTKELKNKIADYQRFGFILLAVSTFFYVGLVLPEDKSFIQSITLGSASLTCLAFTVLMYNTVKKCKVKLQKISG; from the coding sequence ATGAATAACAATATGACGAAAGAATTAAAAAACAAAATAGCTGACTACCAGCGTTTTGGATTTATTTTATTGGCAGTTAGTACATTCTTTTATGTAGGATTAGTTCTTCCTGAAGATAAAAGTTTTATCCAATCCATTACTTTAGGCAGTGCTTCTCTCACATGTTTAGCATTCACAGTACTTATGTACAACACAGTAAAAAAGTGTAAAGTGAAGCTTCAAAAAATTTCTGGTTAA